A genome region from Nycticebus coucang isolate mNycCou1 chromosome 4, mNycCou1.pri, whole genome shotgun sequence includes the following:
- the LOC128583909 gene encoding cytochrome c oxidase subunit 7B, mitochondrial: MFFLAKNALTRLQVRYIQQTMARASHQKRTPDFHDKYGNAVLASGATFCIAVWTYAVTQIGIEWNLSPVGRVTPKEWRDQ, from the coding sequence ATGTTTTTCTTGGCCAAGAACGCACTAACTCGTCTCCAAGTTCGATACATTCAGCAAACAATGGCAAGGGCGAGCCACCAGAAACGAACACCTGATTTTCATGATAAATATGGTAATGCTGTATTAGCTAGTGGAGCCACTTTCTGTATTGCTGTATGGACATATGCAGTGACACAAATTGGAATAGAATGGAACCTGTCCCCTGTTGGCAGAGTCAccccaaaggaatggagagaTCAGTAA